GATTTCCCATACGATTATAATAAAGAGAGACATAATCTATACCGCCTGACAATAACTAAATAAAAACCAGCATTTTAGTATAGATAGCCGTTGCTGTTTCATGAATTCCTGCGTTTTGAGTTGCTTAATAACCTGCAGATCCACGAGTATAATAGGAATTTTAATATAGTTGTTACACCAGTTAAAAGAAAAATATTCTTATAAAAACGAATGTTCTACAAATTAGTAGTGTATAACGTTAATTGCATCGTAACTACTTCCTAATCAAAAATTTGAATAAGGGAACCTGCTTCAAGCTGAACAGGGAATTCTGCTTGTATATGAAGTGTCCCCGGTAATGAACTTTCCTTTGAACCATCCAATGAGATAGTGATATGGCCAAGTCCTGTTAAATTCTTTTCAACAACACTGCCAACAGCTGTAATTTGACAGTCATTGCCATTAATAACAAGATGCCCGTCCTTTTTAATATGCCCACTTAGATTTTTATTATCAATTTTATAACAATAATCTGCCAGATCTTGAGGAGCCTCTTCTCCAAAGAGAATAAGCATATTGGCATCTTTAATCATGCTGAGAGCTTCTGGTCCAACAGCCAGCACTTTTGCTTCAAAAATTTTAGTCATTTTATTCCCCTTTTTCTAATAAACAATTAAGTTTACACATTTTATTGATAAAGTCCAATACTTGCAATCCATGCTACAATGACACGTGGTACACCATTTAGGAAACGCGAGTAAAGAACAGATGGAACACCGACTTCTACTGTTTCAGCAGTTGACTCAGACAAGCCAAGCGCCACAGGGATAAAATCACAACCATTTTGCGTATTAATAGCAAAAAGAGCCGGGAGAGCCATTTGCGGCGGGATAGTTCCCTTACCAATTTCAACCCCAATCAAGGTGCCAATAATTTGTGAAATAACAGCACCAGGTCCAAGAAGAGGTGATAAGAATGGTAGTGAACAAATGAATCCGATTAGGATAAGTCCCCAAATATTACCAGCCAGCGGCACCATGAGTTTAGCTAACCATTTACCCACACCTGATCCTTGAATAAAACCAATCAGAAGTGATACAAAAGCCATAAAAGGAAGAATAGTATTTAATAATGTTTGAATAGCATCACGCGCTGCTTGATTAAAAACAGCAACCACTTTACCAGCCCCCATACCAATACGAGCAATAACACTCTGTTGTGCACGTTGCTCAGTGATTTTTTTACTGGTATCATAGGTGCCGGTGCCTATTTGAGATTGAACAGTCTCAGCTTTCGCTTCTTTCGTTTCAATACTGCCTGCTGATTCCTCAATTGAGGTAATCTGCTCCATACCAACAGCCGAAACATAAATATCTTCAGTAATGTATTGGGCTAAAGGTCCGCTCTTACCAGTTGCAACAATATTAATCGTAGGTATCCCTTTTTTAGGATAAATACCACAACGTAGGGTGCCACCACAGTCAACAATAGCCAGAGCGATTTCTTCATCCGGAATAGAGGTTTTAAAACCATTAACAGCTTCCATTCCTGTTAATTCAACAATTTTATCAACAATTTCAGGTTTTTCACCACCACCTGTGATATAGATAAATTTATGCTTTTCATCAGTTGGTGCAATAATCAAAGGGCCGCCAAACCCACCATTTCCTTTTACAATTTTAATGTTTCTGTAAGCCATGATTTTTCTCCTTTAATCTAGCCTGCAAAATGAAATAAGCAACGATACTTTTATGTTTATATCACGCTTATTACTGTTTGCAAATTATTCTTAATCAAGGGTTTTGCTCAATGTAATTCCTTGTTGTTTGCATACCCAAGCGGTTGTGAAATCAGTCACCCAGCCAGAAACAAAATTCATTAAAAGCCCTACTAGCAGATAACGAATAGCTAGATCCATCTGACTTAAACCAAGTGTTTTTATCCCTGATGCAATCCCCATCCATACAAACAACTCACCAGGATTGATGTGTGGAAAGACACCGTTTGAAGTATGACAAAACTGCATTTGAGAAGCGATATAGCTTGGCTTGTAATACTCCGGCATAAAGCGCCCCATACTAATCGCCATTGGATTCCCAAGCATAAAGGCAGAGATAAAAGGCAGAATCATATAGCGACTAAGCGGATTTTTAGCAGATATTCGGGCTAATTTATTAACTTTTTCTTCTCCAAGCAGAGCAATCAGTGCATTCATTGCAACTAAGAGCATCAGAACTACTGGAACAATACTGGTCATCCAACCTACAAAATTGTCGCCCCCAGCTTGGAACAGTTTCATGAACCCTTCAGCAAATTTTGTAATATAAGACATAATAACCTCCTTTATCTGTATTAAGAAGCAAAGAAAATTTAGTCTAAGGTTAATTCTTCACTCTAACACATTTCTTTATTCAAATTTTAGTTTCATGACGTTTTTTTAACTTAAAACGTGATAATAAGAATTTAGTCTGTAACCTAATATCAAGTAATGGCGTCTG
This region of Streptococcus mutans genomic DNA includes:
- a CDS encoding PTS glucitol/sorbitol transporter subunit IIC; amino-acid sequence: MSYITKFAEGFMKLFQAGGDNFVGWMTSIVPVVLMLLVAMNALIALLGEEKVNKLARISAKNPLSRYMILPFISAFMLGNPMAISMGRFMPEYYKPSYIASQMQFCHTSNGVFPHINPGELFVWMGIASGIKTLGLSQMDLAIRYLLVGLLMNFVSGWVTDFTTAWVCKQQGITLSKTLD
- a CDS encoding PTS glucitol/sorbitol transporter subunit IIB codes for the protein MAYRNIKIVKGNGGFGGPLIIAPTDEKHKFIYITGGGEKPEIVDKIVELTGMEAVNGFKTSIPDEEIALAIVDCGGTLRCGIYPKKGIPTINIVATGKSGPLAQYITEDIYVSAVGMEQITSIEESAGSIETKEAKAETVQSQIGTGTYDTSKKITEQRAQQSVIARIGMGAGKVVAVFNQAARDAIQTLLNTILPFMAFVSLLIGFIQGSGVGKWLAKLMVPLAGNIWGLILIGFICSLPFLSPLLGPGAVISQIIGTLIGVEIGKGTIPPQMALPALFAINTQNGCDFIPVALGLSESTAETVEVGVPSVLYSRFLNGVPRVIVAWIASIGLYQ
- a CDS encoding PTS glucitol/sorbitol transporter subunit IIA, whose protein sequence is MTKIFEAKVLAVGPEALSMIKDANMLILFGEEAPQDLADYCYKIDNKNLSGHIKKDGHLVINGNDCQITAVGSVVEKNLTGLGHITISLDGSKESSLPGTLHIQAEFPVQLEAGSLIQIFD